From the genome of Bacteroidota bacterium, one region includes:
- the rpsB gene encoding 30S ribosomal protein S2, with protein sequence MARVSVEDLLRAGSHFGHLTSRWNPKMAPYIFMERNGIHIIDLKQSQAMLDEAAGAIGRIAGKGRKVLFVGTKKQAQEIVRTEAERCGMPYVTERWLGGMLTNFQTIRRSIRRMEQLVKEEQDGTAAQLKKKERLMRSREREKLEKTLGGIADMNRLPNALFVVDTNREHIAVQEARKLDIPVFALLDTNCDPDHVDYGIPANDDAMKSIQVVTHAVAEAVAEAARAGEMEREARKAEQEKRQQDAAAAKAQAEAEAAEEVVTMADAEAEASADG encoded by the coding sequence ATGGCACGCGTATCCGTCGAAGACCTGCTCCGCGCAGGCTCCCACTTTGGCCACCTCACCAGCCGCTGGAATCCGAAGATGGCCCCGTACATCTTCATGGAGCGCAACGGCATCCACATCATCGACCTCAAGCAGAGCCAGGCGATGCTCGACGAGGCCGCCGGCGCGATCGGCCGGATCGCGGGCAAGGGCCGCAAGGTGCTCTTCGTCGGCACCAAGAAGCAGGCGCAGGAGATCGTCCGCACCGAGGCCGAGCGCTGCGGGATGCCCTACGTCACCGAGCGCTGGCTCGGCGGGATGCTGACCAACTTCCAGACGATCCGCCGCTCGATCCGCCGCATGGAGCAGCTCGTCAAGGAGGAGCAGGACGGCACGGCGGCGCAGCTCAAGAAGAAGGAGCGCCTCATGCGGAGCCGCGAGCGCGAGAAGCTCGAGAAGACCCTCGGCGGCATCGCCGACATGAACCGGCTCCCGAACGCGCTCTTCGTCGTCGACACCAACCGCGAGCACATCGCCGTCCAGGAGGCCCGCAAGCTCGACATCCCCGTCTTCGCACTCCTCGACACCAACTGCGACCCTGACCACGTCGACTACGGCATCCCGGCCAACGACGACGCCATGAAGTCGATCCAAGTCGTCACCCACGCGGTCGCCGAAGCCGTGGCCGAGGCCGCGCGCGCCGGTGAGATGGAGCGCGAGGCCCGGAAGGCCGAGCAGGAGAAGCGCCAGCAAGACGCCGCTGCTGCCAAAGCGCAGGCCGAGGCCGAAGCCGCCGAGGAGGTCGTCACGATGGCCGACGCGGAGGCCGAAGCCAGCGCCGACGGCTGA
- the gmk gene encoding guanylate kinase yields the protein MKIIVLTAPSGSGKTTIARALLAAEPGLRFSVSATTRPPRGQEQDGVEYFFLSDEAFRSRIADGAFLEYEEVYGGSFYGTLRQELERVAVDSRAALLDIDVKGALNVKRLYGDRALTLFIAPPSLAALAERLRARGTDADAAIATRLARAELEMGYAPEFDHTVVNDDLDTAVEETVALVRAFLAA from the coding sequence ATGAAGATCATTGTCCTCACAGCCCCGAGCGGGTCCGGCAAAACGACGATTGCCCGCGCCCTCTTGGCGGCCGAGCCGGGCCTCCGGTTCTCGGTCTCGGCGACGACGCGCCCGCCGCGCGGGCAGGAGCAGGACGGGGTCGAGTACTTCTTCCTCTCCGACGAGGCGTTCCGGTCGCGCATTGCCGACGGGGCATTTCTGGAGTACGAGGAGGTCTACGGCGGGTCGTTCTACGGCACGCTTCGCCAAGAATTAGAGCGCGTGGCCGTGGACAGCCGGGCCGCCCTGCTCGATATTGACGTCAAGGGTGCGCTCAACGTGAAGCGCCTCTACGGCGACCGCGCCCTCACGCTTTTCATCGCCCCGCCCTCGCTCGCGGCCCTCGCCGAGCGCCTCCGGGCGCGGGGCACCGACGCCGACGCCGCCATCGCAACGAGGCTCGCCCGCGCCGAACTGGAGATGGGCTACGCACCCGAGTTCGACCACACCGTCGTCAACGACGACCTCGACACGGCCGTCGAAGAAACCGTAGCGCTCGTGCGCGCGTTTCTCGCGGCCTGA
- the frr gene encoding ribosome recycling factor, with protein sequence MIDDTLKVILDETRQHMHKALEHLAHQFNHIRAGRASTSMVDDVKVDAYGQHMPLNQVASVSAPQSDLIVIQPWDKGMLAPIERAITAANLGLNPTNDGTLIRIAIPPLTEERRKELAKAARSEGEEAKISIRNARRSAKDDIKKATDAESLSEDMRYESEDRLQTITDEYVGKVDEMLGKKETDIMAV encoded by the coding sequence ATGATCGACGACACCCTGAAAGTCATCCTGGACGAGACGCGCCAGCACATGCACAAGGCGCTCGAGCACCTCGCCCACCAGTTCAACCACATCCGCGCCGGGCGGGCCTCGACGAGCATGGTGGACGACGTGAAGGTCGACGCCTACGGCCAGCACATGCCGCTCAACCAGGTCGCCAGCGTGAGCGCGCCGCAGTCGGACCTGATCGTGATCCAGCCCTGGGACAAGGGCATGCTCGCCCCCATCGAGCGCGCGATCACCGCCGCCAACCTCGGCCTCAACCCGACGAACGACGGCACGCTCATCCGCATCGCCATCCCGCCGCTGACCGAGGAGCGCCGCAAGGAACTCGCCAAGGCCGCCCGCTCCGAGGGCGAGGAGGCCAAGATCTCGATCCGCAACGCCCGCCGCTCGGCCAAAGACGACATCAAGAAGGCCACCGACGCCGAGAGCCTGAGCGAGGACATGCGCTACGAGAGCGAGGACCGGCTCCAGACGATCACCGACGAGTACGTCGGCAAGGTGGACGAGATGCTCGGCAAGAAGGAAACCGATATTATGGCGGTCTGA
- the dnaN gene encoding DNA polymerase III subunit beta, translated as MKFTVSSTDLQKALTAVSGAVPSKSTLPILECVLFEKEEGDAGGMLRLAATDLEVSIVQHLAVQFGTNGAEGTERIAVPAKRLLDTLRALPDLPVTFTSDAEFQVELTTDQGRYKMVGFDGADYPALPALEDAREIETDGGLVKRAISKTSFAVSKDALRPAMMGIYFQVRPEHSRVVATDGHRLVKLVLDAVTAEEPLDFVVPEKALNLTGRVATDEPCTIRVGSGYVGFDFGSTQVMGRMIDEPYPNYEAVIPVENDKRLTVSSAALLAAVRRVALYSSSMTHQIRLRLEPNTLTISAEDIERASEAKETVLGEYDGPGLEIGFNSVYLIEVLSNVSADDVVFEFSSPNRAGVVLPAEQPEGEDMLMLIMPVMLNTYA; from the coding sequence ATGAAATTCACCGTCTCCAGCACCGACCTCCAGAAAGCGCTCACCGCCGTCAGCGGGGCTGTCCCGAGCAAGAGCACGCTCCCGATCCTCGAGTGCGTCCTATTCGAGAAAGAGGAAGGCGACGCCGGCGGCATGCTCCGCCTCGCGGCGACCGACCTCGAGGTCTCGATCGTGCAGCACCTCGCCGTGCAGTTCGGGACCAACGGGGCCGAGGGCACCGAGCGCATCGCGGTCCCGGCTAAGCGCCTCTTGGACACGCTCCGCGCGCTCCCCGACCTCCCGGTCACTTTCACCTCGGACGCCGAGTTCCAGGTCGAGCTGACGACCGACCAGGGCCGGTACAAGATGGTCGGCTTCGACGGGGCCGACTATCCGGCGCTGCCGGCGCTCGAGGACGCCCGCGAGATCGAGACCGACGGCGGCCTCGTCAAGCGCGCCATCTCGAAGACCTCATTCGCGGTCTCCAAAGACGCCCTCCGCCCGGCGATGATGGGAATCTACTTCCAGGTCCGCCCCGAGCACAGCCGGGTCGTTGCCACCGACGGGCACCGCCTCGTCAAGCTCGTCCTGGACGCCGTCACAGCCGAGGAGCCGCTCGACTTCGTGGTCCCCGAGAAAGCCCTCAACCTCACCGGCCGCGTCGCCACCGACGAGCCCTGCACGATCCGCGTCGGCTCGGGCTACGTCGGGTTCGACTTCGGCTCGACGCAGGTGATGGGCCGGATGATCGACGAGCCGTACCCCAACTACGAGGCCGTCATCCCGGTCGAGAATGACAAGCGGCTGACCGTCAGCAGCGCCGCGCTCCTGGCCGCCGTGCGGCGCGTCGCGCTCTACTCGTCCTCGATGACGCACCAGATCCGCCTCAGGCTCGAACCCAACACGCTCACCATCTCTGCCGAGGACATCGAGCGCGCCAGCGAGGCGAAGGAGACCGTGCTCGGCGAGTACGACGGGCCGGGGCTGGAGATCGGCTTCAACTCGGTCTACCTCATCGAAGTCCTCTCGAACGTCAGCGCCGACGACGTGGTGTTCGAGTTCTCGTCGCCCAACCGCGCCGGCGTGGTCCTCCCCGCCGAGCAGCCCGAAGGCGAAGACATGCTGATGCTCATCATGCCGGTGATGCTGAACACCTACGCGTAG
- the rplM gene encoding 50S ribosomal protein L13, with translation MDHNSFKTASARPADVERHWHVVDAENQVVGRLAARVAAVLRGKHKPSYTPHVDTGDFVVVVNAEKARFTGQKETKKEYFSHSGYPGGVKTATPKEMRAKKPTFIIENAVKGMLPKNPLGRAMGKKLKVYAGPEHPHEAQEPQPLEF, from the coding sequence ATGGACCACAACAGCTTCAAGACCGCCAGCGCCCGCCCGGCCGATGTCGAGCGCCACTGGCACGTCGTCGACGCCGAGAACCAGGTCGTCGGCCGGCTCGCGGCTCGCGTCGCGGCCGTGCTGCGCGGCAAGCACAAGCCCTCCTACACCCCACACGTCGACACCGGCGACTTCGTCGTGGTCGTCAACGCGGAGAAGGCCCGCTTCACCGGGCAGAAGGAGACCAAAAAGGAGTACTTCAGCCACAGCGGCTACCCCGGCGGCGTCAAGACCGCCACGCCGAAGGAGATGCGCGCCAAGAAGCCGACATTCATCATCGAGAACGCGGTCAAGGGCATGCTCCCCAAGAACCCGCTCGGCCGGGCGATGGGCAAGAAGCTCAAGGTCTATGCTGGCCCAGAGCACCCACACGAGGCCCAGGAGCCGCAGCCGCTCGAATTCTAG
- the plsX gene encoding phosphate acyltransferase PlsX, whose product MAVRVAVDAMGGDDAPGVVVQGAVEALQKAEGALQVVLVGPEATVRAELGEHDTSGLALDVLDAPEVIAMAEPPAAAVKNKTRSSIHAGLGAHKQGDVDAFASAGNTGAVMAASLVLLGRLPGVLRPTLPGIFPTVEGFAIIVDVGANVDSKPEHLAQFARMGQVYVERAFRRERPTVGLLNVGEEPSKGNEASKAAYALLSELGGLHFVGNVEGRDVMHHAADVVVCDGFVGNIVLKLGESLATALPQLIRAEVQRQGLGPEAVGAIRTVFGNVTRPFSYEEYGGTPLLGVTGTSVIGHGGSSAKAIAQMIHRAAEIAREDVHGAIAEALA is encoded by the coding sequence ATGGCTGTTCGCGTGGCAGTGGACGCGATGGGCGGCGACGATGCGCCCGGCGTCGTAGTGCAAGGCGCTGTCGAGGCGCTGCAGAAGGCCGAGGGCGCGCTCCAGGTGGTGCTCGTCGGGCCGGAGGCGACGGTCCGCGCCGAACTCGGCGAGCACGATACCAGCGGCCTCGCCCTGGACGTGCTCGACGCGCCCGAGGTGATCGCGATGGCCGAGCCGCCGGCGGCGGCGGTCAAGAACAAGACGCGCTCGTCGATCCACGCCGGCCTCGGCGCGCACAAGCAGGGCGACGTGGACGCCTTCGCCTCGGCGGGCAACACAGGGGCCGTCATGGCGGCCTCGCTCGTCCTCCTCGGCCGGCTGCCGGGCGTGCTGCGCCCCACGCTCCCCGGCATCTTCCCAACCGTCGAGGGCTTTGCGATTATCGTCGACGTGGGCGCGAACGTGGACTCCAAGCCGGAGCATCTCGCGCAGTTTGCGCGGATGGGCCAGGTCTACGTCGAGCGCGCCTTCCGACGCGAGCGCCCGACGGTCGGCCTCCTCAACGTCGGCGAGGAGCCGAGCAAGGGCAACGAAGCCTCGAAAGCGGCCTACGCGCTCCTCAGCGAACTCGGCGGGCTCCACTTCGTCGGCAACGTCGAGGGGCGCGACGTGATGCACCACGCGGCCGACGTCGTGGTCTGCGACGGGTTCGTCGGCAACATCGTCCTCAAGCTCGGCGAGAGCCTGGCGACGGCCCTGCCCCAGCTCATCCGCGCCGAGGTCCAGCGGCAAGGCCTCGGCCCCGAGGCCGTCGGCGCGATCCGAACGGTGTTCGGGAACGTCACGCGGCCCTTCAGCTACGAGGAGTACGGCGGGACGCCGCTGCTCGGCGTGACCGGCACGAGCGTCATCGGACACGGCGGCTCCTCCGCCAAGGCCATCGCCCAGATGATCCACCGCGCCGCCGAGATCGCGCGCGAAGACGTCCACGGCGCGATTGCAGAAGCACTGGCTTAG
- a CDS encoding sigma-70 family RNA polymerase sigma factor: MTLKATMRSLDEVAARLPFHVDDLDQANEAFVRWHAGGSADDLEVVELWTYCYTRRYFVAKFLRDSAYGPTDLDQLIGKAFTKARMNLDRVQQPERFASWVSVICRNVFVNFLRRYREQTSFDETRTPAPPRPETFENDRLATRRAAEHAVERLPPSLREIARMKFLEDRSYDEISEATGRPLASLRAFAHKAVVRLRSDPELVALLQEIRI, translated from the coding sequence ATGACGCTCAAGGCTACGATGCGCTCGCTGGACGAGGTAGCGGCCCGCCTTCCGTTTCACGTCGACGACCTAGACCAGGCCAACGAGGCGTTCGTCCGGTGGCACGCCGGCGGCAGCGCCGACGACCTCGAAGTGGTCGAACTGTGGACCTACTGCTACACCCGGCGCTACTTCGTCGCCAAGTTTCTGCGCGACAGCGCCTACGGCCCGACGGACCTCGACCAGCTCATCGGCAAGGCGTTCACGAAAGCGCGGATGAACCTCGACCGGGTGCAGCAACCCGAGCGCTTCGCGAGCTGGGTCAGCGTGATCTGCCGCAACGTGTTCGTCAACTTCCTGCGGCGCTACCGGGAGCAGACCTCGTTCGACGAGACGCGCACGCCGGCCCCGCCCCGCCCGGAGACGTTCGAGAACGACCGCCTGGCGACGCGGCGCGCGGCCGAGCACGCGGTCGAGCGCCTGCCGCCGTCCTTGCGCGAAATCGCCCGGATGAAGTTTCTGGAGGACCGCTCGTACGACGAGATCAGCGAGGCGACGGGGCGTCCGCTGGCCTCGCTCCGCGCCTTCGCCCACAAAGCCGTCGTCCGCCTGCGGTCCGACCCGGAGCTCGTCGCGCTCCTTCAAGAAATCCGCATTTGA
- the rpmF gene encoding 50S ribosomal protein L32, producing MANPKRKHSKARTRKRRSQYKVRSTPRVHECQNCGNTKMYHRACPTCGQYRGRTVVERPDYA from the coding sequence ATGGCTAACCCGAAACGCAAGCACTCCAAGGCCCGCACCCGCAAGCGCCGCTCCCAGTACAAGGTCCGCTCCACACCCAGGGTGCACGAGTGCCAGAACTGCGGCAACACGAAGATGTACCACCGCGCCTGCCCGACGTGCGGTCAGTACCGGGGCCGCACCGTCGTCGAGCGCCCGGACTACGCCTGA
- a CDS encoding YicC/YloC family endoribonuclease, with amino-acid sequence MISSMTGFGRGTASADGADVTVELRSLNGRYADVSVRAPRSLAEHEAEIQSRVKDALDRGKISVSVQAQRAAVSAPLRVDAAAAAAYRQLLDRVREAAGIAEPVGLEHVLRFPDVLVAVETEDEAEGVWEATQAALAEALEAHLAMRRQEGDALAADLRARLGAIETELDAVEADAPARIVAARAAMHERIADLLGDERLDRDRLELEIALLADRLDVNEECVRLRSHLALFREALGSDEPVGRRLNFLAQEFNREINTIASKAGDPGIAHRAVTMKEELEKIREQVQNVV; translated from the coding sequence ATGATCTCCTCCATGACCGGCTTCGGGCGCGGCACGGCCAGCGCCGACGGGGCCGACGTGACCGTCGAGCTCCGCTCGCTCAACGGGCGCTACGCCGACGTGAGCGTCCGCGCCCCGCGGAGCCTGGCCGAGCACGAGGCCGAGATACAGAGCCGGGTCAAGGACGCGCTCGACCGTGGGAAGATCAGCGTCAGCGTGCAGGCGCAGCGCGCCGCCGTCTCGGCCCCGCTCCGGGTGGACGCCGCCGCCGCCGCCGCCTACCGCCAGCTCCTCGACAGAGTCCGCGAGGCCGCCGGCATCGCCGAGCCTGTTGGGCTGGAGCACGTCCTCCGGTTTCCCGACGTGCTCGTGGCGGTCGAGACGGAGGACGAGGCGGAGGGCGTGTGGGAGGCCACGCAGGCTGCGCTCGCCGAAGCCCTGGAGGCCCACCTCGCCATGCGGCGGCAGGAAGGCGACGCGCTCGCCGCCGACCTCCGCGCCCGGCTTGGTGCCATCGAGACGGAACTCGACGCGGTCGAGGCCGACGCGCCGGCCCGCATCGTCGCGGCGCGCGCCGCGATGCACGAGCGCATCGCCGACCTCCTCGGCGACGAGCGCCTCGACCGCGACCGGCTCGAACTGGAGATCGCCCTCCTCGCCGACCGGCTCGACGTGAACGAGGAGTGCGTCCGCCTCCGCTCCCACCTCGCGCTCTTCCGCGAGGCGCTCGGCAGCGACGAACCCGTCGGGCGCCGCCTCAACTTCCTCGCCCAAGAGTTCAACCGCGAGATCAACACCATTGCCTCGAAGGCGGGCGACCCCGGCATCGCGCACCGCGCGGTCACGATGAAGGAGGAGCTGGAGAAAATCCGCGAGCAGGTGCAGAACGTCGTGTAA
- the dnaA gene encoding chromosomal replication initiator protein DnaA, whose translation MNDASEPSRHVDTDSPPEAVWNACLAIIGDNINRQSFKTWFEPLTAVSLEVEDGLTKLTIQLPSRFYYEWLEEHYFGLLRKTVTKVLGPSGRLFYDIVIEKDDADGPPGASMHLPAHPPPAAEPLAGPPGQSSGGEVPPPSAPREQPGGRPRTTRRPPQGQSPAASPPPIANPFAIPGIQKVKVDSQLNASYTFERFIEGDCNRLARSASWAIAQQPGATAFNPFLIYGGVGLGKTHLIQAVGNFVRQHHKSEAVLYVSSERFTTQFVQAIQNNRASDFSLFYRQIDLLIVDDVQFFGGKEKTQEEFFHIFNALHQSGKQIILSADRPPKDIDGIEERLLSRFQWGLSADMKPPELETRIAILNRKAEDDGIEVDGEVIEFIAHNVKSNIRELEGSLIRLLAHSTLHSREIDLELAREMLRDIIKETHVSLGVEQIQQIVCEYFSIPEDLVRARTRKREVVQARQVAMYFAKQFTKHSLKTIGLHFGGRDHSTVIHAIQSIENQIETEVKFREIIDEIRRKLELHTR comes from the coding sequence ATGAACGACGCCTCCGAGCCTTCCCGCCACGTCGATACCGATAGCCCCCCCGAAGCGGTCTGGAACGCCTGCCTCGCCATCATCGGGGACAACATCAACCGGCAGAGCTTCAAGACGTGGTTCGAACCGCTTACCGCCGTAAGCCTTGAGGTGGAGGACGGCCTGACCAAGCTGACGATCCAGCTTCCGAGCCGGTTCTACTACGAGTGGCTCGAGGAGCACTACTTCGGCCTGCTCCGCAAGACGGTCACGAAGGTGCTCGGCCCGAGCGGGCGGCTCTTCTACGACATCGTGATCGAGAAGGACGACGCGGACGGCCCGCCCGGCGCGTCGATGCACCTGCCAGCGCACCCGCCGCCTGCGGCCGAGCCGCTGGCCGGACCGCCGGGCCAGTCCAGCGGTGGCGAGGTCCCGCCGCCGTCGGCACCGCGCGAGCAGCCTGGCGGGCGGCCCCGGACGACCCGCCGGCCCCCGCAGGGGCAGTCCCCGGCCGCCTCGCCGCCGCCGATCGCCAACCCGTTTGCGATCCCTGGCATCCAGAAGGTCAAGGTAGACAGCCAGCTCAACGCGAGCTACACCTTCGAGCGCTTCATCGAGGGCGACTGCAACCGCCTCGCCCGGAGCGCCTCGTGGGCCATCGCCCAGCAGCCCGGCGCGACGGCGTTCAACCCGTTCCTGATCTACGGCGGCGTCGGGCTCGGCAAGACGCACCTGATCCAGGCCGTGGGCAACTTCGTCCGGCAGCACCACAAGAGCGAGGCCGTGCTCTACGTCTCGTCCGAGCGCTTCACGACCCAGTTCGTCCAGGCCATCCAGAACAACCGCGCCTCGGACTTCTCGCTCTTCTACCGCCAGATCGACCTCCTGATCGTGGACGACGTGCAGTTCTTCGGCGGCAAGGAGAAGACGCAGGAGGAGTTCTTTCACATCTTCAACGCCCTCCACCAGTCCGGCAAGCAGATCATCCTCTCCGCCGACCGACCGCCGAAGGACATCGACGGCATCGAGGAGCGGCTGCTCTCGCGCTTCCAGTGGGGCCTCTCGGCCGACATGAAGCCGCCGGAGCTCGAGACCCGCATCGCGATCCTCAACCGCAAGGCCGAGGACGACGGGATCGAGGTCGACGGCGAGGTGATCGAGTTCATCGCGCACAACGTCAAGAGCAACATCCGCGAACTCGAAGGCTCGCTCATCCGGCTCCTCGCGCACTCGACGCTCCACAGCCGCGAGATCGACCTGGAGCTGGCACGCGAGATGCTGCGCGACATCATCAAGGAGACCCACGTCTCGCTCGGCGTCGAGCAGATCCAGCAGATCGTCTGCGAGTACTTCTCGATTCCCGAGGACCTTGTCCGGGCGCGCACCCGCAAGCGCGAGGTCGTCCAGGCGCGCCAGGTGGCGATGTACTTCGCCAAGCAGTTCACCAAGCACTCGCTCAAGACCATCGGCCTCCACTTCGGCGGGCGCGACCACTCGACCGTCATCCACGCGATCCAGAGCATCGAGAACCAGATCGAGACCGAGGTCAAGTTCCGCGAGATCATCGACGAGATCCGCCGCAAGCTCGAACTCCATACCCGGTGA
- the tsf gene encoding translation elongation factor Ts, whose amino-acid sequence MSTISAKDVKRLRDSTGVGMMDCKKALAEANGDFEGVITTATSDDATVGVLAEVNSETDFVARNDDFVGYAERITALILRERPAGLDALKALDFEGGRTVGESLIDMTGKIGEKIEVRRFEVVDAGAGNQIVTYIHPGAKLGVLVEMQGANGVADAGRDVAMQVAAMNPVAANRDEVPEEVKQKELEIGRETARNEGKPDHILDRIATGKLERFYKDNVLVDQPFVKDSSMTVKEMLAKGGTDVVRYVRYGLGS is encoded by the coding sequence ATGAGCACGATTTCCGCCAAAGACGTCAAGCGCCTCCGCGACTCCACCGGCGTCGGCATGATGGATTGCAAGAAGGCCCTCGCCGAAGCCAACGGCGACTTCGAGGGCGTCATCACGACCGCCACGAGCGACGACGCGACCGTCGGCGTCCTCGCCGAGGTCAACTCCGAGACCGACTTCGTCGCCCGCAACGACGACTTCGTCGGCTACGCCGAGCGCATCACGGCCCTCATCCTCCGCGAGCGCCCCGCCGGCCTCGACGCGCTCAAGGCGCTCGACTTCGAGGGCGGGCGCACCGTCGGCGAGTCGCTCATCGACATGACCGGCAAGATCGGCGAGAAGATCGAGGTCCGCCGCTTCGAGGTCGTCGACGCCGGGGCAGGCAACCAGATCGTGACCTACATCCACCCCGGGGCCAAGCTCGGCGTGCTCGTCGAGATGCAGGGCGCGAACGGTGTCGCTGACGCCGGGCGCGACGTGGCGATGCAGGTCGCCGCGATGAACCCGGTGGCCGCCAACCGCGACGAGGTGCCGGAGGAGGTCAAGCAGAAGGAGCTCGAGATCGGCCGCGAGACGGCGCGCAACGAGGGCAAGCCGGACCACATCCTCGACCGGATCGCCACCGGCAAGCTGGAGCGGTTCTACAAGGACAACGTCCTCGTGGACCAGCCCTTCGTCAAGGACTCCTCGATGACGGTCAAGGAGATGCTCGCGAAGGGCGGCACCGACGTCGTACGCTACGTGCGCTACGGCCTCGGCAGCTAG
- the pyrH gene encoding UMP kinase, with translation MADSSQPLRYRRVLIKLSGESLLGDKPFGIDHRVLNRYAEELQEAHEAGAELALVVGGGNIFRGVSPEGAAMSSRAHGDYMGMLATMINAMALQDALEQKGVFTRLMSAIEMDEIAEPFIRRRAIRHLEKGRVVIFGAGTGNPYFTTDTAASLRAAEVDAEVVLKGTRVPGVFTADPETDPEARRFATISGHEVFRRNLKVMDLTAISLCQESGLPIVVFNMDEPGMLLRVLRDAGEGTLIQWDDDTSTLADPSDLSSPIATSAS, from the coding sequence ATGGCCGACTCCTCGCAGCCCCTCCGCTACCGCCGCGTCCTGATCAAGCTCAGCGGCGAGTCGCTCCTCGGCGACAAGCCCTTTGGCATCGACCACCGCGTGCTGAACCGCTACGCGGAGGAGCTGCAGGAGGCGCACGAGGCCGGGGCCGAGCTCGCCCTCGTCGTCGGCGGCGGCAACATCTTCCGGGGCGTCTCGCCCGAGGGCGCGGCGATGTCCTCGCGCGCCCACGGCGACTACATGGGGATGCTGGCCACGATGATCAACGCGATGGCACTCCAGGACGCGCTGGAACAGAAGGGCGTCTTCACCCGGCTCATGTCGGCCATCGAGATGGACGAGATCGCCGAGCCGTTCATCCGCCGCCGGGCGATCCGCCACCTCGAAAAGGGACGCGTGGTGATCTTCGGCGCGGGCACCGGCAACCCCTACTTCACCACCGACACCGCCGCGAGCCTCCGCGCTGCCGAGGTCGACGCGGAGGTCGTCCTCAAGGGCACGCGCGTCCCCGGCGTCTTCACCGCCGACCCGGAGACGGACCCCGAGGCCCGGCGCTTCGCCACGATCAGCGGGCACGAGGTCTTCCGCCGCAACCTCAAGGTGATGGACCTCACCGCGATCTCGCTCTGCCAGGAGTCCGGCCTGCCCATCGTCGTCTTCAACATGGATGAGCCCGGCATGCTCCTCCGCGTGCTTCGCGACGCGGGCGAGGGCACGCTCATCCAGTGGGACGACGACACGAGCACGCTCGCCGACCCCTCCGACCTGTCCTCCCCAATCGCTACCTCTGCGTCATGA
- the rpsI gene encoding 30S ribosomal protein S9 gives MAVTQYQAIGRRKTAVARVYLRPGSGNIVINKKPLEAYLPTEARQRALRAPFVVTETAGQFDVLVNAKGGGLTGQAEATQLGIARALVAYNEELRKPLRDAGFMTRDPRMVERKKYGQPKARKRFQFSKR, from the coding sequence ATGGCAGTAACCCAGTACCAGGCCATCGGCCGCCGCAAGACCGCCGTGGCGCGCGTCTACCTCCGCCCCGGCAGCGGCAACATCGTCATCAACAAGAAGCCGCTCGAAGCCTACCTCCCGACCGAGGCCCGGCAGCGCGCCCTCCGCGCGCCGTTCGTCGTGACCGAGACGGCCGGGCAGTTCGACGTGCTCGTCAATGCCAAAGGCGGCGGCCTCACCGGCCAGGCCGAGGCCACGCAGCTCGGCATCGCCCGGGCCCTCGTCGCCTACAACGAGGAGCTGCGCAAGCCGCTCCGCGACGCCGGCTTCATGACGCGCGACCCACGCATGGTCGAGCGCAAGAAGTACGGCCAGCCGAAGGCGCGCAAGCGGTTCCAGTTCTCGAAGCGCTAG
- a CDS encoding DUF177 domain-containing protein: MLGVDITALPPGLHQQTHAPVPDDLGLDAGTFGDIVVEVTLDHGEDRDLVAFTARATATLECDRTLKPFRQRVEGSYAVLFVLPERLDQYASDDDSSDDVRPLPDPGQPLDLTEPVRDTLLLSLPTRRVAPGAEDEDLPVQFGALTDEDGNPIDPRWDALRALRDSTN, encoded by the coding sequence ATGCTCGGCGTCGACATCACAGCGCTCCCGCCCGGTCTGCACCAGCAGACCCACGCGCCGGTCCCCGACGATCTCGGGCTCGACGCCGGGACGTTCGGCGACATCGTGGTGGAGGTCACCCTCGACCACGGGGAGGACCGTGACCTCGTCGCGTTCACGGCGCGCGCCACGGCGACGCTCGAGTGCGACCGCACGCTCAAGCCCTTTCGGCAGCGGGTCGAGGGGAGCTACGCCGTCCTCTTCGTCCTGCCCGAGCGGCTGGACCAGTACGCGTCGGACGACGACAGCAGCGACGACGTCCGGCCGCTTCCCGACCCCGGACAGCCGCTCGACTTGACGGAGCCGGTCCGCGACACTCTTCTGCTGTCGCTCCCGACGCGACGCGTCGCGCCGGGTGCCGAGGACGAAGACCTCCCCGTCCAATTCGGCGCGCTCACCGACGAGGACGGCAACCCTATCGACCCGCGCTGGGACGCGCTCCGCGCCCTCCGCGACTCTACCAACTGA